The genomic interval ttctccttctctgtcttattttatataatagtgTTTTATCACAATactaactgaaaaataataatccAGAAATTTTTGGATGTCTTGGTAGGAGAAAAGGGTAGGTTGATATAGTCATTTAATATTGCATGCTGTAAGTGTTAACAGTGGAACAGAAATTATTTAGTACAAGTGGTACAGCATGGCTAGATTCTGACATGGTCGCTTGTATTTCCCTCAGAATTTCACTTACTCCTTAAGCTAAAAGCCTCTACTGATCTGGGTTGGGGTATTGTGGCCCTCAAACAATAGAGCATTTGCATGCTCAACAGGCCTGTTGGCACACTTAGGAACCAACTTCGATTCTCATACTCACTGTTGTTAGAGTCTCTCTAGGGAATACAAAAGGTCACTTATACTTTGGAATAggatttttgctttggctgttttTACGTGACCTAACACTATCTTTTCCTGTCGAATAGTATCACTTTTCAGAATTTCGTTATGAATATACACCTCCATGTTTACTACTGTATAGACATGAAAGTTATTTCTACTGTGAGTTATGGTCATAGTTTCTGCCTGATGAAGGCAAGGCCTCTTGTATACCTGACATTACTGATTTGGCCTTCTTGGCCGTTTCTCCCATACCATTTCTCTCATACTTAGCCTCAGTAGGTCTTGTGTCAGACTTGAAGGCAGAAATCTGAAAACTACCCCATGGTATCTGAGAAACAAGAACACCATCAATCTGTTGGCTTCCAGGGGCTTTATCACACTGGGTGTGTGTAAGAAGTTATTTTCTCAAGGGGTGTTGTGTCTGTGTTGGAGTGCAGTACCGGAGTGAGGACTGAAGACTCCAGGGTGCTTTCCTCAGGGCTCTGTGGAGACAGCAACAATTGCAGGTGTGTAGTTTGGCTCCTCCTAGTTACAGACCCCAAGATAGGATTAGAGGTATAAGAATTTTATTGAGGAAAATGCCTGGGATGTGtagagggagggagaagatgaCAGAAATACTCCTATTGGTTTGGTAGAGTCTAAAAACCCATGGGGCATATCTGACACCTCTGAAAGGAGAGGGGAAAGAAAGACCCTACCAGCAGGGCAGTTCTCAGTCAGTTTCTCCGGGCCAGAGAGAAGTCCCCAGGCCAACGTTGCCATGAGTGGAACCCCTTATTCTCAGGAACTAGTATTCCCAGTTTTCTTGTTTACTGGTtaaggaaaagagggagagggCCTTGTTTAGAATTCAGGATGCCATTCCTCCAACTGACCTGGATCCTTTCCACAGTCTGTCTCTGTGTAGGCTGGAAGTTCTTAATCTGAGTCCATAATTGGCCTGTAGAGTTTTGTTGCTTGTGCATTTTTCTGTCGATAAAGTTTAATCAAATTCTTAGAGGGTTTGTGACCCTAGGTTTCAGAGTGACCATTCTATAGGAACAGAACTTGTTCTCAAAGCTTCCAGTGAGGGGTGTCTGATAAGGGTGGtctctcaaaaaatttttttttttttttttttaaggataagaAGCCCTGGGGATACTGTAAATGCTCTTACTGAAGTTAGTCATCCTCTgatgaaaaaaaaacctttgcaaGGCAGGAGGAGCTGGATTAATTTCTCCCCTGAAGTAACCACTTTAGTTCCATGTGGAGAAAAGTGTTGAAATCAATTGGATTAGAGCAACCATGATTAGGGATGAGTTATATGTGAAAATTTAGAGGGAAAAGCATTTCATTCCCCTTGAACTCTTGGTTCCCTTCTGCTCTTGTAGTCTACTTGGCCTACTTACAGTATACTAACAGATGAAAAACCCTTAAATTACATTATCCTAATACTATTATAACAGATTTGTGGGCAAGGAAAATTGTTCAGAAAAGCACCAGTGCAATCAagagtaattatttttttatgcaCCTGGAGAAGTGGGCAGTAATGCCTGCTATACCACAGTACCCAGAGAGCATGGTCTGTCTAGGTCACTAGCCTTTTTGCCCCCTTGACTTCTCTTTGGGTTCAAAAGGTTTAGGCTGTGGAGTCAAAGGAAATGTGATGTTTGTCTTAAAATGGGTTGGAGTACACTGTTCCTATTGATGGAGATATGTATCAATTTTTGATCTTTATCTCTCGTTAgctaaaaggaataaaaagaaaccgGTGTTCTTTCTGAATTAAACCTTTTCTTGGTTTCATTTTACAACGGCTTTATTCTGCATACATATGCCTTTGACTTAATTAAAGTGGCAGTACAACCTCTGGAAAGTACTCTTGATATCATCTGTTTCAATTTTCACTGTTGTAGTTGTTCATGGCAAGGCAAAGGACAAGTAAAATCTAGCCGTCTGTCCTCTCTGTGAATGGTTTTAAGCAAATTAAATGAGTCATGTGGCAGGGTTTAGGTGTTAACACTTATCTGCATTACTCTTCATGAAAGTTTGCTTTTAATATATATTGCTAATCAGGAATAAATATTTACCTCTTTGGAAAAGCAGATGTATATCGTGAAATTTTCTAATCGTTTGTGGTAGAGAGGGAGCTGGATTTTGCTTTATGCTGAAAAATCAGGTGTTTCTTAACCAATCATGCCTGACTCCCCAAATTTTCATATCCCAGAGGTGCTTGGTTAAAGAAAACCTTCTGGCTACCAGTCTCGGCCATGGTTCTTTGGAGATCTCTTCACAATTATCAAAAAGTTGCAGCCATTTTTAGGGTGGAGATCCAAGATTTGTGGGTCTGAGTATATCCCTTCCCAAGAACCTTTTAAGGTTCTTAGTTGGGcctatattttattaattaagatattttattaatatctttatttGAGTTTTATCAACACTAGCCTTTTttgagaggtgggagggaacGAGGATGAGAGAAAATTATGATAAATCCTAGAGTTCACTGTTTTTAAACGTGTGTTTGGAGGCAAAGTTTTTGATttactcttcatttttatttttggccatgctaggtCTTTGTTCCAGCGCATAGccttctctcattgtggagcacagcctctagaatacacaggcttagtagttggcCCTatgtaggcttagttgccccatggcatttgGGACCTTGGTTTCCAGATGagggttcaaacctgcatcccATACATTGAAAgggagagtcttaaccactgggccacagggAAAGTCTGTGATTTGCTCTTTAAGAAATGGGGTTTGGCACTAAACATCAGCTTGTTATCTTCCCAAGAAACAGAATCTGTCTGACAGAGGCAGATAGAATATGCCTTGATAAATTGATGGCCTTACCAATCTGTCATGTTAGACATGGGTTAAAGAGTAGTTAGTTGATTATCAAGTTACTTGATTATCCTAGGTAGAGCCACAGAATCGGAGAACTTTCAGAATTACAGGCTTTTAGAGTTTTGGTGAAAACACAGAGGACCACTGTTGAGTGTTAATAAGTATCTCTGTTGCTGGGAATCTTTCCTTctaaaagcctttttttttttcatagtgaaaacttttatatttggAATTAGCCAGCTGGACTCAGTTTAGATGATCCCAATTTTGTTGGCAACATCCAAAGCATCATAGTCAGGAGCCAGTCGAACATATGCCTTCTTCTCTCCATCAGGCCTGATCAGAGTATTGACCTTAGCCACGTCAATGTCATAGAGCTTCCTTACAGCCTGTTTAATTTGGTGCTTGTTGGCCTTGACATCCACAATGAATACCAGTGTGTTGttgtcttctattttcttcatGGCTGACTCGGTGGTGAGGGGGAATTTGATGATGGCATAGTGGTCAAGTTTGTTTCTCCTGGGGGCGCTCTTCCGAGGATATTTGGGCTGCCTCCTGAGCCGCAGTGTTTTGGGCCGCCGGAAGGTGGGTGACGTCcggttcttctttttcttgtggctGTGGACacctttcaacactgctttcttgGCCTTCAAAGCCTTTGCTTTGGCTTCAGCTTTAGGAGGGGCAGGGGCTTCCTTCTTCGCCTTCGGTGCCATCTTCATGAAAAGCTAAAAGCCTTTTAAGAAGTAGACTGTCCACATTAGGCCTGCAGAATCCATAGTTTGACCCCATCCTTGCCTTTCATTGAttgtgatatttttaaagttcttttgttGTCTTCAttaaatgtgactgagaaagcaGTAGGAAGGAGTGATGGTTACACTAATGATGATGAGCTGTGTTCCTTTTGATGCTGTGACTTTAAAAATGTGGGATTTCTCCTTCTAGTTTTGGAGATGTGGTTTTGGGCAATTGTTGCTATTGGCAGGATGGCAGAACTAGTGTCATATGCTAACATTGTGTTCTGTGCCCAGATCTAGAAAATTCAGCAGTAAATTTTGGGGTGATAAATCTTAGGTAAGGGAAAATCTTCCATAAAAGTTTGAGCTGAG from Dama dama isolate Ldn47 chromosome 9, ASM3311817v1, whole genome shotgun sequence carries:
- the LOC133061408 gene encoding large ribosomal subunit protein uL23-like codes for the protein MKMAPKAKKEAPAPPKAEAKAKALKAKKAVLKGVHSHKKKKNRTSPTFRRPKTLRLRRQPKYPRKSAPRRNKLDHYAIIKFPLTTESAMKKIEDNNTLVFIVDVKANKHQIKQAVRKLYDIDVAKVNTLIRPDGEKKAYVRLAPDYDALDVANKIGII